The following are encoded together in the Deinococcus taeanensis genome:
- the dpdF gene encoding protein DpdF: MNEFFRWEQALQSAAWRNTEFHDPLLRRWKDAVMRANERTDLYGPGNLDVAVLTRQVLRRESEWRGYEVNVLIPRESFWPTGEQWASCSVRVLSANPKYFQIEAQPWQPAFASGLDPSRAALAEEKRRHQHPVPADPRFRRMTGFGAYSSPGQRQAVRAVWYAPPRTTVAAVLPTGSGKSAVAHVPALEYAQERKLSVLIVPTVALAMDQEHALLELAQQAGVQLPGQLTYHGGLSQGQRLALRQRIQQGQQGVVITSPESLVSSLSASLLKAAEQGQLALFTLDEAHLAVQWGRDFRPEFQLLAGLRRSLLQSCPPGSSFTTLLLSATITAGDLGTLEQLFSEPGHFQLVAGVKLRAEPEYWAASYPSNAQRQEALDDAIRHLPRPMIVYTTMVADAAAHHKRLKAQGYRRIGLLTGESSTRERQRVVSDWRQGKLDVVVGTSAFGVGIDQAHVRTVLHACIPENADRYYQEVGRGGRDGRAALALTLSTTADWEVARGMAVPTLVTIDVGLARWQEMFHRKLRQVNMNTFDIDLRVNPPHIIYSGKTSRGWNRYTLNLMARAGLIRLHHPPFPALDPSLDDAPAQDRLEEYQWTQRAEILHPAHLDRHTWEAHVEPVRHREMAASINSLHALEQLLGGEREAGDLLVNEYQVDTHLSIQPQHACGGCPVCRAEGMSVDPGLDPMPLVDHWRQVETGTSPWFAADHLTVVTIEASQDLTAVLRRAVQGGAVVIVDPSVQLPPEEALALQEHMNEPLLLEEEPYLVFAPPLPRILIADPSWTSLPDDWLTSPLTLLIARPGQNHFDSGDSLRGHPHVRIHYWKGHHRHDTNTH; this comes from the coding sequence ATGAACGAATTCTTTCGCTGGGAGCAGGCCCTGCAGTCCGCCGCCTGGCGCAACACGGAGTTTCACGACCCCCTGCTGCGGCGGTGGAAGGACGCGGTGATGCGGGCCAACGAACGTACGGACCTGTACGGCCCGGGGAACCTCGACGTGGCGGTCCTGACCCGGCAGGTGCTGCGCCGGGAAAGTGAGTGGCGCGGGTACGAGGTCAATGTCCTCATTCCAAGGGAGAGCTTCTGGCCGACGGGGGAACAGTGGGCGTCCTGCAGTGTCCGGGTGCTCAGTGCCAACCCCAAGTACTTCCAGATTGAGGCGCAGCCCTGGCAGCCGGCCTTCGCCTCGGGCCTGGACCCCTCACGGGCCGCACTTGCGGAAGAAAAGAGACGCCATCAACACCCTGTGCCCGCCGATCCCCGCTTCCGGCGCATGACCGGATTCGGGGCCTACAGCAGCCCTGGCCAGCGCCAGGCCGTCCGCGCGGTCTGGTACGCCCCTCCCCGCACCACGGTCGCCGCCGTCCTTCCCACCGGCAGCGGGAAAAGCGCAGTTGCCCACGTGCCGGCGCTGGAGTACGCCCAGGAGAGGAAACTCAGCGTCCTGATCGTTCCCACTGTGGCGCTCGCCATGGATCAGGAGCACGCCCTCCTCGAACTGGCCCAGCAAGCCGGGGTGCAGCTGCCCGGGCAGCTGACCTACCACGGTGGCCTCAGTCAGGGACAACGGCTGGCCCTGCGTCAGCGGATTCAGCAGGGCCAGCAGGGCGTCGTGATCACCTCACCCGAAAGCCTGGTGAGCTCCCTCAGTGCCAGCCTTCTCAAAGCGGCCGAGCAAGGGCAACTCGCCCTGTTCACCCTCGATGAAGCGCACCTGGCCGTGCAGTGGGGCCGTGACTTCCGGCCTGAATTTCAGCTGCTGGCTGGCCTGCGCCGCTCCCTGCTGCAGTCCTGCCCGCCGGGAAGCTCCTTCACCACCCTACTGCTGTCCGCCACCATCACCGCAGGGGACCTCGGCACCCTGGAGCAACTGTTCAGCGAGCCCGGGCACTTCCAGCTGGTGGCGGGCGTCAAACTGCGTGCGGAACCCGAGTACTGGGCCGCCTCGTACCCCTCGAATGCTCAGCGCCAGGAGGCCCTTGACGACGCCATCCGGCACCTGCCCCGCCCCATGATCGTCTACACCACCATGGTCGCCGACGCCGCCGCTCACCACAAACGCCTCAAAGCCCAGGGGTACCGCCGGATCGGCCTGCTGACCGGGGAGAGTAGCACCAGAGAGCGGCAGCGGGTCGTGTCCGACTGGCGTCAAGGCAAGCTCGACGTCGTGGTCGGCACGTCCGCCTTCGGGGTGGGCATCGATCAGGCGCACGTCCGCACGGTCCTGCACGCCTGCATCCCTGAGAACGCCGACCGGTACTACCAGGAAGTGGGCCGCGGCGGGCGCGACGGGCGGGCCGCACTCGCCCTCACCCTCAGCACGACCGCCGATTGGGAAGTGGCGCGCGGAATGGCCGTGCCTACCCTCGTCACGATCGACGTCGGTCTCGCCCGGTGGCAGGAGATGTTTCACCGCAAGCTCCGCCAGGTCAACATGAACACCTTCGATATCGACCTGCGCGTCAACCCACCTCACATCATCTACAGCGGCAAAACCAGCCGCGGGTGGAACCGGTACACCCTCAACCTAATGGCCCGTGCCGGACTGATCCGCCTGCATCACCCGCCCTTCCCTGCCCTCGACCCGAGCCTGGATGACGCCCCTGCCCAGGACCGACTCGAGGAGTACCAGTGGACCCAACGGGCGGAGATTCTCCACCCCGCCCACCTGGACCGGCATACTTGGGAAGCGCACGTTGAGCCGGTCCGCCATAGGGAAATGGCCGCCTCAATCAACAGTCTCCACGCCCTGGAGCAGCTCCTCGGCGGAGAGCGGGAAGCAGGCGATCTGCTCGTCAACGAGTACCAGGTGGACACCCACCTCAGCATTCAGCCTCAACACGCCTGCGGAGGATGTCCCGTCTGCCGAGCTGAGGGGATGAGCGTGGATCCCGGGCTTGATCCCATGCCGCTTGTCGACCACTGGCGCCAGGTGGAAACAGGGACGAGCCCCTGGTTCGCCGCAGACCACCTGACGGTCGTCACCATCGAGGCTTCTCAAGACCTGACCGCTGTTCTGCGAAGAGCCGTACAGGGCGGCGCCGTCGTCATCGTTGACCCTTCCGTCCAACTGCCTCCGGAGGAAGCGCTTGCCCTCCAGGAGCACATGAATGAACCGCTACTTCTGGAAGAAGAGCCGTACCTCGTCTTCGCACCCCCACTCCCCCGCATTCTGATTGCCGATCCAAGCTGGACCAGCCTCCCCGACGACTGGCTCACCTCGCCACTCACGCTTTTGATCGCTCGCCCTGGACAGAACCACTTTGATTCAGGTGACTCACTCCGAGGGCATCCACACGTCCGCATTCATTATTGGAAGGGGCACCACCGCCATGACACGAACACCCACTGA
- the dpdE gene encoding protein DpdE, with translation MSLIEGQLVIHTAAPELGPAKLQTLYRDEARLLYMDSIAQWREVTVPVSEVKRVNPWPQNRVYVKESGNTWRMGRIIYLRTEPREGFDVRFPNNVERQVPEKDVYLRARGDANPMDVLKLHGHETPYFFERRWPLVEAFQQQWSACRGLTSLLSSAVDLRDHQVNTVRRVLQDSVPRYLLADEVGLGKTIESGLIMRQVLLDRPGTRVTCLVPPHLVKQWTEELRSRFYIDDFGDAVTILPHGTHKLPPSDFIVIDEAHHVAALAFTSRRPEYEHLARWTAQAGGLLLLSATPAASDQRAFLGMLHLLEPQVYALQDEEAFKLRLREREQIGSLFYVLDASLPKALADGSVQAVGDLFPGDTQVQHLVQAWNALPVDETESQRRSILAPLRMHVSETYRLHRRMIRHRRDTHAQHLVRGRQNGPALEVHDPEMNAAWALLDQWRETLATCAESSGGAWPLDVMETLLEGAMAGPAAWRQAVTRLQVHPQIRRSPSLLSGLNAIEHALPASDPGLMSLLERTVRQFTGKIVIFSGSDVQAVGIANQLAQQLGAERVTSSMKGDQEVQRFATSRACQVLIADRAGEEGLNLQCADLLVHLDLPVNANRLEQRLGRLDRYSRGKPVTSRVVTRSSWLPAMRQYVAFQNEVGVFDRSVASLLDLMDTLRAEVMTAFLNGDYALKELTSQLGARLEAERIRVEEAELLDTIDEEQDQDLSRVMDDLYESEAVDFSGLFCRWVISALKFNPKYSGDTFQLQFDDRQTLVNWERIREQFKPVLGRHGTFSRKVAQGCEGHLLRLGDPFVNAIAEYLNEDDRGRSYAFWRVEPTWNQEDLIAFGLHFIVKPDPGAALRAARHYRLNPDAVTRRLSGLLGPRTFTIYVDHHGRPVPPEALRLLQKSYDQTDYNLSSERVHALEALLPQRDWEQACDLVLQVATTQLKKDQALQEHLSTSLQGAQTSLERQYRQWTLRHDAHRPDVSSTDLKRERTLHEALLTGISAPLYHLDAVGVRVLSHRNPFQ, from the coding sequence GTGTCACTGATTGAAGGTCAACTGGTCATTCATACCGCCGCCCCAGAGCTCGGCCCGGCCAAGCTCCAGACCCTGTACCGCGATGAAGCGCGCCTCCTGTATATGGACTCCATCGCCCAGTGGCGCGAGGTGACCGTCCCGGTCAGCGAAGTCAAGCGCGTCAACCCCTGGCCGCAAAACCGGGTGTACGTCAAGGAAAGCGGCAACACCTGGCGCATGGGAAGAATCATTTACCTCCGCACGGAACCCCGCGAAGGCTTCGACGTTCGCTTCCCCAACAACGTTGAGCGGCAGGTCCCGGAAAAGGACGTCTACCTGCGTGCCAGGGGCGACGCCAACCCCATGGACGTGCTGAAACTGCACGGCCATGAAACCCCGTACTTCTTCGAACGCCGCTGGCCGCTCGTAGAAGCGTTCCAGCAGCAATGGAGTGCTTGCCGGGGCCTCACCAGCCTGCTCTCGTCAGCCGTCGATCTGCGCGACCACCAGGTCAACACCGTCAGGCGCGTCTTGCAGGATTCCGTGCCCCGGTACCTGCTCGCCGACGAGGTCGGCCTGGGCAAGACCATTGAAAGCGGCCTGATCATGCGGCAGGTGCTGCTCGACCGTCCAGGCACCCGCGTGACCTGCCTGGTTCCGCCTCACCTGGTCAAGCAGTGGACGGAAGAACTGCGCTCCCGCTTCTACATCGACGATTTCGGCGATGCGGTGACCATCCTCCCGCACGGCACGCACAAGCTCCCCCCGTCAGACTTCATCGTGATTGACGAGGCCCATCACGTGGCGGCGCTCGCCTTCACGAGTCGGCGCCCCGAGTACGAGCACCTCGCGCGGTGGACGGCGCAGGCCGGTGGTCTGCTGCTGCTTTCCGCCACCCCGGCTGCATCCGACCAGCGGGCGTTCCTCGGCATGCTGCACCTGCTCGAACCTCAAGTGTACGCATTGCAGGACGAGGAAGCGTTCAAGCTCCGCCTCCGCGAGCGGGAACAGATCGGCAGCCTGTTCTACGTTCTGGACGCCAGCCTGCCCAAGGCGCTCGCGGATGGGTCCGTTCAGGCGGTCGGGGACCTGTTCCCAGGGGATACCCAGGTGCAGCACCTCGTCCAGGCCTGGAACGCTTTACCTGTGGATGAAACGGAGTCGCAGCGGCGTTCCATCCTCGCGCCACTGCGCATGCACGTGAGTGAAACGTACCGGCTGCACCGGCGGATGATCCGTCACCGCCGCGACACCCACGCGCAGCACCTCGTCCGTGGACGGCAGAACGGTCCGGCCCTGGAAGTGCACGACCCGGAAATGAACGCCGCGTGGGCGCTGCTGGACCAATGGCGGGAGACCCTTGCCACCTGCGCAGAGTCGTCAGGTGGTGCGTGGCCTCTGGACGTGATGGAAACGCTGCTTGAAGGGGCCATGGCCGGCCCCGCCGCCTGGCGACAGGCTGTCACCCGCCTGCAGGTTCATCCTCAGATCCGCCGTTCTCCGTCTCTCCTCAGCGGGCTGAACGCCATCGAGCACGCCCTGCCCGCGTCGGACCCAGGGCTGATGTCACTCCTGGAACGGACCGTCCGGCAATTCACCGGGAAGATCGTGATCTTCAGTGGCAGTGACGTTCAGGCCGTGGGTATCGCCAACCAGCTGGCCCAGCAGCTCGGCGCGGAGCGCGTGACCTCCAGCATGAAAGGTGACCAGGAAGTGCAGCGCTTCGCCACCTCACGCGCCTGCCAGGTTCTCATCGCTGACCGGGCCGGCGAGGAGGGCCTGAACCTTCAGTGCGCGGACCTGCTCGTGCACCTCGACCTCCCGGTCAACGCCAACCGGCTCGAGCAGCGCCTGGGCCGCCTGGACCGCTACAGCCGCGGCAAACCCGTCACGTCTAGGGTGGTGACGCGCTCATCATGGCTGCCCGCCATGCGCCAGTACGTGGCCTTCCAGAACGAAGTGGGCGTCTTCGACCGGTCCGTCGCCTCCTTGCTGGACCTGATGGACACCCTGCGCGCTGAAGTGATGACGGCCTTCTTGAACGGGGACTACGCCCTCAAGGAACTGACTTCCCAACTTGGCGCCAGACTGGAAGCGGAACGCATCCGGGTGGAGGAAGCGGAACTGCTCGATACCATCGATGAGGAGCAGGATCAGGACCTCAGCCGGGTCATGGACGACCTGTACGAAAGCGAAGCAGTCGACTTCAGTGGCCTGTTCTGCCGCTGGGTGATCAGCGCCCTGAAATTCAACCCGAAGTACTCAGGGGACACGTTCCAACTGCAATTCGATGACCGTCAGACGCTCGTGAACTGGGAACGGATCCGTGAGCAGTTCAAACCCGTCCTCGGGCGCCACGGCACCTTCAGTCGGAAAGTCGCCCAGGGGTGCGAAGGCCACCTCCTGCGCCTTGGAGACCCGTTCGTCAACGCCATCGCCGAATACCTCAACGAGGACGACCGAGGGCGCAGCTACGCCTTCTGGCGCGTCGAGCCGACCTGGAACCAGGAGGACCTGATCGCCTTCGGGCTGCATTTCATCGTCAAGCCGGACCCCGGAGCCGCGCTCAGGGCCGCGCGGCACTACCGGCTCAATCCCGACGCGGTTACCCGCCGCCTCTCCGGCCTGCTGGGCCCGCGGACCTTCACGATTTACGTCGACCATCACGGGCGGCCTGTTCCCCCTGAAGCCCTCCGCCTCCTTCAGAAGTCCTATGACCAGACCGACTACAACCTCTCCTCCGAGCGGGTGCACGCCCTCGAGGCCCTGCTGCCCCAGCGGGACTGGGAGCAGGCCTGCGACCTGGTCTTGCAGGTGGCGACCACCCAACTCAAGAAAGACCAGGCGCTGCAAGAGCACCTGAGCACTTCCTTGCAGGGCGCGCAGACATCCCTGGAAAGGCAGTACCGTCAATGGACCCTGCGGCATGACGCCCACCGCCCCGACGTGTCCAGTACCGACCTGAAGCGGGAACGGACCCTGCACGAGGCCCTACTCACCGGCATCTCCGCCCCCCTCTACCACCTCGACGCGGTCGGCGTGAGGGTGCTTTCCCATAGGAACCCCTTCCAATGA